One part of the Segnochrobactrum spirostomi genome encodes these proteins:
- a CDS encoding ATP-dependent nuclease yields the protein MFLQNLNLNNFRSFRQSDIPLSKDLTILVGENNGGKSNAIDAIRLLTAPLGGRRELYCEATDIRFGSADRKFELTGTFTELNPAQQGRMISAATDAQISGCIFGLKYDERTGHFPVRPVLWAGHQRGSPEPGCHEMVRHVYLPPLRDAKRALASGNPTRIYALLNHFLEGGDPEALAKALRRGVESEILGKVGGAVEVGLSALTAGVRRQVASLGFANDEKLIDIARDLRFKLADHGVEPEDLRYSGHGYANLLYMATIAVELEKVNDADLTIFLVEEPEAHLHPQLQAAVLSFLDEQAEKSRKPRTAHQGPAGELQVIVATHSPNLSAWVESKKLVFFRSFLPAPAVAAPAPAREEPHALAGVPAEIVPEIEPNPVIPLGGSRRETRCIPLAALALDPVERRKVDRYLDVTKSALLFGGRVLLVEGIAEALLLPVIAKKIVLKDEADKLRLFRSAVFVPIDGVDFQPYAKLLLSPFNEVRIADRLVVLTDGDGGEVAEDAMTPGAGRKRDLEATAAGLGAGDLLDVVINDYSLETELVREGNAALLKEVYVKLHPRSADIWDAAIAQAGAAQAKAIQKLFETTRKGDFAQLIAEEINNGKAFAVPAYLKAAIEALVK from the coding sequence ATGTTTCTTCAAAATCTAAATTTAAATAATTTTCGCTCATTCCGCCAGTCAGATATTCCGCTCTCTAAGGATCTGACGATCCTGGTCGGAGAAAACAACGGTGGCAAAAGCAACGCCATCGACGCGATACGGCTCTTGACCGCACCGCTCGGCGGACGACGCGAGCTCTACTGCGAGGCGACGGACATCCGATTTGGAAGCGCGGACAGAAAATTCGAGCTGACCGGCACGTTCACAGAGCTGAATCCGGCACAGCAGGGCAGGATGATTTCGGCCGCCACGGATGCTCAGATTTCGGGCTGTATCTTCGGCCTCAAATATGACGAGAGAACGGGTCATTTCCCGGTTCGGCCGGTATTGTGGGCGGGGCATCAGCGCGGCAGCCCAGAGCCAGGTTGCCACGAGATGGTTCGGCACGTCTATTTACCGCCGCTGCGTGACGCGAAGCGCGCGCTGGCGTCGGGCAACCCGACCCGAATCTACGCGTTACTGAATCACTTCCTCGAAGGAGGGGATCCGGAGGCGCTGGCCAAGGCGCTTCGGCGCGGCGTGGAATCGGAGATCCTCGGCAAAGTCGGCGGCGCCGTGGAGGTGGGACTGAGCGCGTTGACGGCGGGCGTCCGCCGCCAAGTCGCCTCTCTCGGCTTCGCAAATGACGAGAAGCTCATCGACATCGCGCGCGATCTCCGCTTCAAGCTCGCCGATCACGGCGTCGAACCTGAAGACCTCCGCTATTCCGGGCACGGCTACGCGAACCTTCTCTACATGGCGACGATCGCGGTCGAGCTCGAGAAGGTCAATGACGCCGACCTGACGATCTTCCTTGTGGAGGAGCCAGAAGCGCACCTCCACCCCCAGCTTCAGGCTGCGGTGCTCAGCTTTCTCGATGAGCAGGCTGAGAAATCGCGAAAGCCACGCACCGCCCACCAGGGACCAGCGGGCGAGCTGCAGGTAATCGTCGCGACTCATTCGCCGAATCTGTCGGCGTGGGTGGAGAGCAAGAAGCTCGTGTTCTTCCGCTCCTTCCTTCCCGCGCCGGCGGTGGCCGCGCCCGCTCCGGCGCGAGAGGAGCCGCACGCGCTCGCTGGCGTCCCTGCCGAGATCGTGCCGGAAATCGAGCCGAACCCGGTGATACCTTTGGGCGGGTCGCGACGAGAAACGCGCTGCATCCCGCTCGCGGCGCTGGCGCTCGACCCCGTCGAGCGACGCAAGGTCGATCGCTATCTGGACGTGACCAAATCAGCCCTCCTCTTCGGAGGGCGCGTACTTCTTGTGGAGGGTATCGCTGAAGCACTTCTGCTTCCCGTCATAGCAAAGAAGATCGTGCTGAAGGATGAGGCGGATAAGCTTCGCCTGTTTCGCTCCGCGGTTTTCGTTCCGATCGACGGTGTCGATTTTCAGCCCTACGCCAAGCTGCTTCTCTCGCCATTCAACGAGGTCCGGATCGCCGACCGGCTCGTCGTTCTGACCGATGGCGACGGCGGGGAGGTGGCAGAAGACGCGATGACACCCGGCGCCGGACGCAAGCGCGACCTGGAGGCGACGGCCGCGGGGCTCGGCGCAGGCGATCTCCTTGACGTCGTCATCAACGACTACTCGCTGGAGACAGAATTAGTCCGCGAGGGCAACGCGGCGCTGCTCAAGGAGGTCTACGTCAAGCTTCACCCGCGGTCAGCCGACATATGGGATGCAGCAATCGCTCAGGCCGGCGCGGCCCAGGCGAAGGCGATCCAGAAGCTCTTCGAGACCACCCGCAAGGGCGATTTTGCGCAGCTCATCGCCGAGGAAATCAACAACGGCAAGGCTTTCGCGGTGCCGGCCTATCTGAAAGCGGCGATCGAGGCGCTCGTGAAATGA
- a CDS encoding patatin-like phospholipase family protein, with translation MRATLDRQCRASRPAKRTYGLTDYQKDRHKKLAHVALHTTAAPSYYPGVEDDGYIMIDGGIWANNPVMNALVDALACFDIAREGVRILSLGTGGVHVFRR, from the coding sequence ATCCGAGCAACCCTCGACAGACAGTGTAGGGCAAGCCGCCCAGCCAAACGGACATACGGTCTTACGGACTACCAGAAGGACCGCCACAAGAAACTCGCGCATGTGGCCCTCCACACGACGGCGGCCCCGTCCTATTACCCCGGTGTCGAGGACGACGGATACATCATGATCGATGGTGGGATCTGGGCCAACAATCCGGTCATGAATGCCCTGGTCGACGCCCTTGCCTGCTTCGACATTGCGCGCGAGGGCGTGCGCATCCTGAGCCTGGGAACGGGGGGAGTCCACGTTTTCCGTCGATGA
- a CDS encoding ATP-dependent helicase — translation MIAAPFKPTDEQRRVIDHPGSAFIAACPGAGKTRVMVERARKLLSGRPTGRGIAFLSFTIAAVSELEDRLRREGIVETPAFPHFIGTFDAFLWQFLIAPFGVDGCAAKPRLIPDKDERTIQPFAGAQALPLECFDRETGDAIPTMIQRHGFRGKIKAHETAARNTRARFLQRGELDFADARSVALARLRDPACGAVLAPAFAARFLELIVDEAQDCNPVDLEIIAWFRAAGVPVKVICDPNQAIYGFRGGVTRELGQFAETFGADERLPMSGNFRSSGHITKGVVALRAPDMRVGIDEALGDYREESTAIQILSYSGRGVPSTIGTKFQELVTAMGLKARDCPVVSATRRTGANALGHPQDSGVRDLSYRLAVAVSDFHFSFELGGRKEALVAIHRIMLELGGQMGGRTYHQHLADADVSPDAWRPGALALAQALRFSPERFATVEAWHDEARRLLAPLLPAGGQSINQRLRRNGDLDEALSVAPASGHTARTIHSVKGMEFPAICVVMSPSTAKGIVDFLTGDAAVDNEEARKIYVGASRAQRLLVIALPRTQAPRLRDLMAGMGGAVELIAL, via the coding sequence ATGATCGCTGCGCCGTTCAAGCCGACGGATGAGCAGCGGCGCGTGATCGATCATCCGGGCTCGGCGTTCATCGCGGCGTGCCCGGGCGCAGGGAAGACCCGCGTCATGGTCGAGCGCGCACGTAAGCTTCTAAGCGGACGGCCGACCGGTCGTGGCATCGCCTTTCTGTCCTTCACCATCGCCGCTGTTTCAGAGCTGGAGGATCGGTTGCGTCGAGAGGGCATCGTCGAGACGCCAGCGTTCCCGCACTTCATCGGGACGTTCGACGCGTTCCTTTGGCAATTCCTCATCGCACCGTTCGGCGTCGATGGCTGCGCTGCAAAACCGAGACTCATCCCAGATAAGGACGAGCGCACGATACAGCCGTTCGCCGGTGCGCAGGCCTTGCCGCTGGAGTGCTTTGACCGTGAGACAGGCGATGCGATCCCTACGATGATCCAGCGTCACGGTTTTCGTGGGAAGATCAAGGCGCACGAGACGGCGGCACGAAACACGCGTGCACGCTTTCTTCAGCGCGGCGAACTCGATTTCGCCGATGCGCGTTCCGTGGCGCTCGCCCGGTTGCGCGATCCGGCATGCGGCGCGGTTCTCGCGCCAGCTTTTGCGGCGCGGTTTCTGGAACTGATCGTCGACGAGGCGCAGGACTGCAATCCGGTCGACCTCGAGATCATCGCATGGTTCCGCGCAGCGGGTGTGCCGGTGAAGGTGATCTGCGACCCGAACCAGGCGATCTACGGTTTTCGAGGCGGCGTCACACGCGAGCTTGGGCAATTCGCAGAGACGTTCGGGGCGGACGAGCGTCTGCCCATGAGCGGAAACTTCCGCTCCAGCGGGCACATCACGAAAGGAGTGGTTGCCTTGCGCGCGCCCGATATGCGCGTCGGGATCGACGAAGCACTGGGAGACTATCGCGAAGAATCGACCGCAATTCAGATCCTGTCCTATTCGGGGAGAGGCGTTCCTTCCACGATCGGTACGAAATTTCAGGAACTCGTAACGGCAATGGGGCTGAAGGCGCGAGATTGTCCGGTCGTTTCGGCGACGCGCCGGACGGGCGCAAACGCGCTTGGACACCCCCAGGATTCCGGCGTGCGCGACCTCAGCTATAGGCTTGCCGTCGCGGTGAGCGATTTTCATTTCTCGTTCGAACTTGGCGGTCGAAAGGAGGCGTTGGTCGCTATACACCGGATCATGCTTGAGCTGGGTGGCCAGATGGGCGGCAGGACCTACCATCAGCATCTCGCGGACGCGGATGTGAGCCCAGATGCGTGGCGGCCCGGAGCACTGGCCCTGGCGCAGGCGCTCCGATTCAGCCCAGAGAGGTTCGCGACGGTTGAGGCGTGGCACGACGAGGCGCGTCGGTTGCTCGCGCCACTTCTGCCGGCTGGTGGCCAGTCCATCAATCAGCGGCTTCGTCGCAATGGCGACCTCGATGAGGCTTTGTCGGTCGCGCCCGCATCGGGCCATACCGCGCGGACGATCCATAGCGTGAAAGGCATGGAGTTTCCCGCGATCTGCGTGGTGATGTCGCCGAGCACCGCCAAGGGCATCGTCGATTTTCTGACGGGGGATGCTGCGGTCGATAACGAGGAAGCGCGCAAGATCTATGTCGGCGCGTCGCGGGCGCAGCGCCTCTTGGTTATTGCCCTGCCGCGGACGCAGGCCCCGCGGCTCAGGGATTTGATGGCGGGGATGGGCGGCGCGGTTGAACTCATCGCGCTCTGA
- the istA gene encoding IS21 family transposase gives MIKLGELMMILDLHRQGLSVSAIARQTGTDRKYIERGLEAPAYGPRKPRQTVLDPFTAYLRERVAAYPGLTGQRLFREIKERGYDGGYTAVTDFLRDVRPPVSPGYEVRFETAPGEQAQVDFAQFHVVFEDEPETPRVVWLFSLVLGFSRLIFARFVHRQDLPTVLRCHIAAFEAIGGVPQEILYDRMKTAVTGADEAEGIVYNRSLVDLARHYGFHPRACRPYRAKTKGKVERPFRYIREDFFLARSFRNLDDLNGQLRHWLDTVANPRRHATTQRVVNEAFAEERPQLQPLPLAPFRSVLRLERRISREGMINVAGNAYSVPDATRRRAVEVHALADEIRIFEDGTLIAVHPVLEGRTQRRVEPGHRRTPERSRPRGGAPSTPVPSARGDRVAQRPLAFYDAVGRALAREGRS, from the coding sequence GTGATCAAACTCGGGGAGCTCATGATGATCCTGGATTTGCACCGGCAGGGCTTGTCGGTGTCGGCGATTGCCCGGCAGACCGGCACCGACCGCAAGTACATCGAGCGGGGCCTGGAGGCGCCCGCCTACGGGCCGCGCAAGCCGCGACAGACCGTGCTTGATCCCTTCACCGCCTATCTCAGGGAACGGGTGGCCGCCTATCCGGGCCTGACGGGACAACGTCTCTTCCGGGAGATCAAGGAGCGCGGCTACGACGGTGGCTACACCGCCGTCACCGACTTCCTGCGTGACGTCCGGCCGCCCGTGTCTCCGGGCTACGAGGTCCGTTTCGAGACTGCGCCTGGCGAGCAGGCGCAGGTCGACTTCGCCCAGTTCCACGTCGTCTTCGAAGACGAGCCGGAGACACCCCGCGTCGTCTGGCTGTTCTCCCTGGTCCTCGGCTTCAGCCGACTGATCTTCGCCCGCTTCGTCCATCGCCAGGACCTGCCGACCGTCCTGCGTTGCCACATCGCCGCTTTCGAGGCGATCGGCGGCGTGCCGCAGGAGATCCTCTATGATCGGATGAAGACGGCAGTGACCGGGGCGGATGAGGCCGAGGGCATCGTCTACAACCGGAGCCTCGTCGATCTCGCCCGTCACTACGGCTTCCACCCGCGAGCTTGCAGACCCTACCGGGCGAAGACCAAGGGCAAGGTGGAGAGGCCGTTCCGATACATCCGGGAGGACTTCTTCCTCGCCAGGTCCTTCCGCAACCTCGACGACCTCAACGGCCAGCTCCGGCACTGGCTCGACACCGTCGCCAATCCCCGCCGCCATGCCACCACCCAGCGCGTCGTCAACGAGGCGTTTGCCGAGGAACGCCCGCAACTCCAGCCGCTGCCGCTCGCCCCCTTCCGCTCCGTTCTCCGCCTGGAGCGCCGCATCTCCCGGGAGGGCATGATCAATGTCGCCGGCAACGCCTACAGCGTGCCGGACGCCACCCGCCGCCGCGCCGTCGAGGTCCACGCCCTCGCCGACGAGATCCGCATCTTCGAGGACGGTACGCTGATCGCCGTCCACCCGGTTCTGGAGGGCCGCACCCAGCGGCGTGTCGAGCCCGGTCATCGCCGCACGCCGGAACGGTCGCGGCCGCGAGGCGGCGCCCCTTCGACGCCTGTGCCGTCGGCGCGGGGAGACCGCGTCGCCCAGCGGCCGCTCGCCTTCTACGATGCCGTCGGCCGCGCACTCGCCCGGGAGGGACGCTCGTGA